In Devosia sp. XK-2, one DNA window encodes the following:
- a CDS encoding AAC(3)-I family aminoglycoside N-acetyltransferase, which translates to MSNWQIKRLGPDDIGLFRQMNGLFAEVFEDETTYLATPPSDRYVRELLAKETVHALMAIEAGAVIGALVAYELSKFESERAEVYIYDLAVSAAQRRKGIATELIGQLCDIASQRGAWVVYVQADYVDEPAVALYTKLGTREDVMHFDIPVRPAPAGRASGAGRPY; encoded by the coding sequence ATGAGCAACTGGCAGATCAAGCGGCTGGGACCGGACGATATCGGTCTGTTCCGGCAGATGAACGGCCTGTTTGCGGAGGTCTTCGAGGACGAGACGACTTACCTGGCCACGCCGCCCAGCGATCGTTATGTGCGAGAGCTCCTCGCAAAGGAGACGGTTCACGCGCTGATGGCGATCGAGGCTGGCGCCGTTATCGGCGCGTTGGTGGCCTATGAACTGTCCAAATTCGAAAGCGAACGCGCCGAGGTCTATATCTACGATCTGGCCGTTTCGGCAGCCCAAAGACGCAAGGGCATCGCCACCGAACTGATCGGGCAGCTATGCGATATTGCATCCCAAAGAGGCGCCTGGGTGGTCTATGTGCAGGCCGACTATGTCGATGAGCCCGCCGTTGCGCTCTATACCAAGCTGGGCACCCGCGAAGATGTGATGCATTTCGATATTCCGGTGCGTCCCGCCCCAGCGGGGCGGGCATCGGGGGCCGGGCGCCCATATTGA
- a CDS encoding M20 aminoacylase family protein, which produces MPVLNRIAEFQPEIAAWRKDFHAHPEVLFDVHRTAGIVADKLRAFGCDEVVTGIGQTGVVAVINGRGKGGRTIGLRADMDALPMTEKTGLPHASTVAGKMHACGHDGHTAMLLGAAKYLAETRNFDGRVALIFQPAEEGGGGGKVMLDDGLMDRFDIAEVYGMHNWPGMAVGTFGIRAGGIMAATDRFYIDITGRGGHAARPHVTVDPIIVAAQMVTALQTIVSRNLDPLESAVLSVTMVEAGEADNVISRTAKITGTVRTLDGDVQDFIEARLNEFVPQFAQSFGAEASMRYARGYPVTVNAPAQTDFAASVAREIVGPERVDADAAPSMGGEDFSFMLNERPGAYIFLGNGDSTELHTDTYDFNDEAIPVGVSYWVRLVEKALPADAG; this is translated from the coding sequence ATGCCTGTTCTCAATCGCATTGCCGAATTCCAGCCCGAAATTGCCGCCTGGCGCAAAGATTTTCACGCCCATCCCGAAGTGCTGTTCGATGTGCACCGGACGGCGGGTATCGTTGCGGACAAATTGCGGGCGTTCGGCTGCGACGAGGTGGTGACCGGGATCGGCCAGACAGGCGTTGTCGCGGTTATCAACGGCCGCGGAAAGGGCGGCAGGACCATTGGCCTGCGAGCCGATATGGACGCCCTGCCCATGACCGAAAAAACCGGGCTGCCGCATGCCTCCACGGTCGCGGGAAAGATGCATGCCTGCGGCCATGACGGGCATACCGCCATGCTGCTGGGCGCGGCGAAATACCTTGCCGAGACCCGCAATTTCGACGGGCGGGTGGCGTTGATCTTTCAGCCGGCCGAAGAGGGCGGCGGCGGCGGCAAGGTGATGCTGGACGACGGGCTGATGGACAGGTTCGACATTGCCGAAGTCTATGGCATGCACAATTGGCCGGGCATGGCAGTGGGCACATTCGGCATTCGCGCCGGTGGCATCATGGCGGCCACGGACCGGTTCTATATCGATATTACCGGCAGGGGCGGCCATGCGGCCCGGCCCCATGTGACCGTCGACCCGATTATCGTGGCCGCCCAGATGGTGACGGCGCTGCAGACCATCGTGTCGCGCAATCTCGATCCGCTGGAGAGCGCGGTGCTCAGCGTGACCATGGTCGAGGCCGGGGAGGCCGACAATGTCATTTCCCGCACCGCCAAGATCACCGGCACCGTGCGCACGCTCGATGGCGATGTGCAGGATTTCATCGAAGCGCGGCTCAATGAATTCGTGCCGCAATTTGCCCAGAGCTTCGGCGCGGAGGCCAGCATGCGCTATGCGCGCGGCTATCCGGTGACGGTCAATGCCCCGGCGCAGACCGATTTTGCTGCATCAGTGGCGCGCGAGATCGTCGGCCCTGAAAGAGTGGATGCGGACGCTGCGCCCTCAATGGGCGGCGAAGATTTTTCCTTCATGCTCAACGAGCGCCCCGGGGCCTATATCTTCCTGGGCAATGGCGACTCGACCGAGCTGCACACCGACACATATGACTTCAATGACGAGGCCATTCCGGTGGGCGTGAGCTATTGGGTGCGACTGGTGGAAAAGGCGCTGCCCGCCGACGCAGGATAA
- a CDS encoding electron transfer flavoprotein subunit beta/FixA family protein, translating to MKILVAVKRVVDHNVRIRVRPDGSGVETNGVRMSMNPFCKHAVEAAVQLAEAGSADEVVIVSIGPKAANDVILTALAMGAHRGILVESDQSLETLVIAKLLARIVDEEQPDLVLLGKQAVDDDSNHVGQMLAALTDRPQATFASEIKLDGNALEVTREVDSGRETIALPLPAIVTADLRLNTPRNAALPMVMKARSKPLAVRPVAEFGVDLTPRLKVEQVASPPERAAGKRVNSVAELATAIAADINEMEAI from the coding sequence ATGAAAATCCTCGTCGCCGTCAAGCGCGTGGTTGACCACAATGTCCGCATCCGGGTCCGGCCCGACGGCTCGGGCGTTGAGACCAATGGCGTGCGCATGTCCATGAACCCCTTCTGCAAGCATGCCGTGGAAGCGGCCGTGCAATTGGCCGAAGCCGGTTCGGCCGATGAAGTCGTGATCGTGTCCATTGGTCCAAAAGCGGCTAATGACGTCATTCTGACCGCTCTGGCCATGGGCGCCCATCGCGGCATTCTGGTGGAAAGCGATCAGTCGCTTGAAACTCTGGTTATCGCCAAGCTTCTGGCCAGGATCGTCGATGAGGAACAGCCCGATCTGGTGCTGCTCGGCAAGCAGGCGGTGGACGACGACAGCAATCATGTCGGCCAGATGCTGGCGGCCCTGACCGATCGTCCTCAGGCCACCTTTGCGTCCGAAATCAAGCTCGATGGCAATGCGCTCGAAGTTACCCGCGAGGTCGATTCGGGCCGCGAAACCATTGCCCTGCCGCTGCCCGCCATTGTCACCGCCGATTTGCGGCTCAATACCCCCCGCAACGCGGCCCTGCCCATGGTCATGAAGGCTCGTTCCAAGCCCCTGGCCGTCCGTCCGGTCGCCGAATTCGGGGTTGATCTGACGCCGCGTCTCAAGGTCGAGCAGGTTGCGTCGCCGCCCGAGCGCGCCGCCGGCAAAAGGGTCAATTCCGTTGCCGAGCTCGCCACCGCCATCGCTGCCGACATCAACGAGATGGAGGCGATCTGA
- a CDS encoding electron transfer flavoprotein subunit alpha/FixB family protein, whose translation MSVLVLAELDNGALSASTARIVAAASQLGPVDLLVPGPAAAADQAATIAGIAKVIHAKEVVLADGLANLLAGLAEPYTVIAAAASTTGKDVMPRLAAKLDIQPVTDIVAIEAPNRFVRPVYAGNALETVTDGQAKHVLTFRASAFRPAASGNAAPIQPLDAQIASAARFIAAHRTQSDIPDLSTAQIVVGGGVSVGSAEGFKLVEQLGHVLGAAIGATRAAVDAGYAPNDWQVGQTGKIIAPDLYIAVGISGALQHLAGIQGAKKIIAINTDPEAPIVKIADLALIGDLFEILPQLTAELEKSGLKR comes from the coding sequence ATGAGCGTTCTGGTTCTCGCCGAGCTCGATAATGGCGCTCTGTCGGCGTCCACCGCCCGGATCGTCGCTGCAGCATCCCAACTCGGTCCGGTCGATCTCCTGGTCCCCGGGCCCGCCGCCGCCGCCGATCAGGCCGCGACAATTGCCGGCATTGCCAAGGTCATTCACGCCAAAGAGGTCGTGCTGGCAGACGGCCTAGCCAATCTGCTCGCCGGACTGGCCGAGCCCTACACGGTCATCGCGGCCGCCGCCTCGACCACCGGCAAGGACGTCATGCCGCGCCTGGCCGCCAAGCTCGACATCCAGCCTGTCACCGATATCGTCGCCATCGAGGCGCCCAACCGCTTCGTGCGGCCCGTCTATGCCGGCAATGCGCTCGAAACCGTCACCGACGGCCAGGCAAAGCATGTCCTGACCTTCCGCGCCTCGGCCTTCCGCCCGGCTGCCTCGGGCAATGCCGCACCCATCCAGCCGCTGGACGCCCAAATCGCCTCGGCGGCCCGCTTCATCGCCGCCCATCGCACCCAAAGCGACATTCCCGATCTTTCTACCGCGCAGATCGTTGTCGGTGGCGGTGTTTCGGTCGGATCGGCCGAAGGCTTCAAGCTTGTCGAACAGCTCGGCCATGTGCTGGGCGCGGCCATTGGCGCCACCCGCGCCGCAGTCGATGCGGGCTACGCACCCAATGACTGGCAGGTTGGCCAGACCGGCAAGATCATCGCGCCGGACCTCTATATCGCCGTGGGCATTTCCGGCGCGCTGCAGCATCTGGCCGGCATTCAAGGCGCCAAAAAGATCATCGCCATCAATACCGATCCCGAAGCGCCTATCGTCAAGATCGCCGATCTGGCCCTGATCGGCGATCTTTTCGAGATTCTGCCGCAACTGACCGCCGAATTGGAGAAATCGGGCCTCAAACGCTAG